Proteins encoded in a region of the Acidobacteriota bacterium genome:
- a CDS encoding aminopeptidase P family protein, whose amino-acid sequence MKQIGDGVAILQGTTERPGEQPLRQSNQFYYLCGVIEPRAILVIDGKAKRSTLYLYGGADRRARMYGSAMVPGEAAVKATGLDAVRPREEFADAVAAFVRESRTIYTPFRPEVLENASSSDTISLARATKEDPWDGRASREETFILKLKALGANVNVQNLDSMLDAMRSIKSPREIAVIREATRITGLGIMEAMREARPGLYEYELQAPAEYVFKRYGSQAAAYFALIATGQNTFFSHYHFNTAQLKDGDLVQFDYAPDYKYYVSDVTRIFPANGKFTAWQREFYTIYLRLYQALMTSIKVHVAPRDIVKEAVGKMDAIMASYKFTDPRIKESATQFVERYRTSRANSLGHTIGLEVHDVRLTTETLEPGALFTIEPAMKIPELNLGLRLEDVILITESGYENLSAFVPVEVADIEKLMAEPGLRDERVKAKTASSAKR is encoded by the coding sequence ATGAAACAAATCGGCGACGGCGTCGCCATTTTGCAGGGCACCACAGAACGTCCTGGCGAACAACCGCTGCGGCAAAGCAATCAGTTTTATTATCTGTGCGGCGTGATTGAACCGCGCGCGATTTTGGTAATTGACGGCAAAGCAAAACGCTCGACCCTGTATTTGTATGGCGGAGCGGATCGGCGCGCGCGCATGTATGGTTCCGCAATGGTTCCGGGCGAAGCAGCAGTGAAAGCCACCGGCCTGGATGCCGTGCGTCCGCGCGAAGAATTCGCCGATGCCGTTGCCGCCTTCGTTCGCGAAAGCCGAACGATTTACACGCCCTTCCGCCCTGAAGTTCTGGAAAACGCATCGTCCAGCGACACAATCAGTTTGGCGCGCGCCACCAAAGAAGACCCTTGGGATGGGCGCGCTTCGCGCGAAGAAACCTTTATCCTGAAGCTCAAGGCTCTGGGCGCGAACGTCAACGTTCAAAATCTTGACTCGATGCTGGATGCGATGCGCTCCATCAAAAGCCCGCGCGAAATTGCCGTCATCCGCGAAGCCACACGCATCACCGGTTTGGGCATTATGGAAGCCATGCGCGAAGCGCGGCCAGGACTTTACGAATACGAACTGCAAGCGCCCGCCGAATACGTGTTCAAAAGATACGGCTCGCAAGCCGCGGCCTATTTCGCGCTGATTGCCACCGGCCAAAACACGTTTTTTTCGCATTACCATTTCAACACGGCGCAATTGAAAGATGGCGATCTGGTGCAATTCGATTACGCGCCAGATTACAAGTATTACGTATCGGACGTCACGCGCATCTTTCCCGCCAACGGCAAATTCACCGCGTGGCAGCGCGAGTTTTACACCATCTATTTGCGACTGTATCAGGCGCTGATGACTTCGATCAAAGTCCACGTTGCGCCGCGCGACATCGTCAAAGAAGCCGTCGGCAAGATGGATGCGATTATGGCGTCGTACAAATTCACCGATCCCAGAATCAAAGAATCGGCGACGCAGTTTGTCGAACGATACCGCACTAGCCGGGCGAACAGCCTGGGTCACACCATCGGTCTGGAAGTTCACGACGTGCGGTTGACGACCGAAACGTTGGAACCCGGCGCGCTGTTCACCATCGAACCGGCGATGAAGATTCCCGAACTGAATTTGGGGCTTCGATTGGAAGACGTGATTCTGATTACGGAATCCGGCTACGAAAACCTGTCAGCGTTTGTCCCGGTGGAAGTGGCTGACATTGAAAAGCTGATGGCCGAACCGGGTTTGCGCGACGAACGCGTCAAGGCGAAGACCGCATCTTCTGCAAAACGATAA
- a CDS encoding carotenoid biosynthesis protein, producing the protein MKVRNLSLVVLACCYLILWAGGVASHLVFGRTPSDALWAATAFLFLAGVLVLMTANRANRSALLAIAVAGFAAEAIGVHTGFPFGRYEYTGVLQPQLFAVPLVMAAAWVVLVAYIKTMLSGFALSVWVEASVASLWMVAIDLVIDPLAAGALSYWRWSGVGSYYGIPLQNFIGWFVVSFVIFALFNLSRKTVWQSNVWTTSIGLSIVLFFSFIALSHHLMPVAAIGFGLCLFHLTLAYLHKITITRQIQAE; encoded by the coding sequence ATGAAAGTTCGTAACCTGAGTTTGGTTGTGTTGGCGTGCTGTTACCTGATCCTGTGGGCAGGCGGTGTCGCTTCTCATTTGGTGTTTGGCCGCACGCCATCGGATGCGTTGTGGGCTGCGACGGCGTTTCTGTTTTTGGCCGGAGTGCTGGTGCTGATGACTGCAAACCGCGCCAACCGCTCGGCACTGCTGGCAATCGCTGTTGCCGGTTTCGCCGCCGAAGCCATCGGCGTTCACACCGGCTTCCCATTTGGCCGGTACGAATATACGGGCGTATTGCAACCGCAACTGTTCGCCGTGCCGCTGGTGATGGCTGCGGCGTGGGTGGTGCTGGTCGCGTACATCAAAACGATGCTTTCGGGGTTTGCGCTTTCCGTTTGGGTGGAAGCCTCGGTTGCCAGCCTGTGGATGGTGGCGATTGATTTGGTGATTGACCCATTGGCAGCGGGCGCATTGAGTTACTGGCGCTGGTCGGGCGTGGGCAGTTATTACGGCATTCCGCTGCAAAATTTCATCGGCTGGTTCGTCGTCAGCTTCGTGATTTTCGCGTTGTTCAACTTGAGCCGGAAAACCGTTTGGCAATCAAACGTCTGGACGACTTCCATCGGGTTGAGCATTGTGTTGTTTTTCAGCTTCATCGCGCTGTCGCATCATTTGATGCCGGTCGCAGCGATTGGTTTTGGCCTGTGCCTGTTTCATCTAACACTGGCCTATTTGCACAAGATAACCATTACCCGCCAAATTCAGGCTGAATGA
- a CDS encoding PQQ-binding-like beta-propeller repeat protein — translation MKIKTLSFSLFCCLALLLGLESLFGEREANAQRSRTASSFKYGGGETGQRYSPLRQINRANVGRLEIAWQYDGGDGAGDSQTQPVIVDGVLYGVSAKHKIFALDAATGKELWRFDSGLTGRGPNRGVSIWSDGKERRIFAAVQSYVYALDAATGKAIPSFGANGRIDLREGLERDPGKISVVLTTPGSVYKDLLIVSGRMGESLPSALGDIRAFDVRTGKQRWAFHTIPRPGEYGYDTWPKDAWTYTGSANNWAGMAVDEQRGIVFVPTGSAADDFYGANRVGDNLFANTLLALDAATGKRLWHFQAVKHDIWDRDFPSPPTLVTVKQNGKRIDGVAQTTKSGHVYLFERATGKPLFPIETKSYPASEVPGEVSAATQPLSTKPTAFSRQMLSEDVLTNRTPEARAWALAELRKMNSKGQFVPINVGKETIIFPGFDGGAEWGGSAFDPETGLLYVNANEMAWRMKLTENQAGNSGRQLYNRNCATCHGDDLSGSPPQIPSLKAIGSKFKAENLTTIIRQGAGRMPAFTALSQTDLAALTEFLLSGEDKELATKADPIRQRFRFTGYIKFLDPDGYPAIAPPWGTLNAINLNTGEYAWKIPLGEYPELATKGLKDTGSENYGGPVVTAGGLVFIAATNFDRKFRAFDKRTGKLLWETTLPFSGNATPAVYEVGGKQFVVVHATGGKAQKDAPKGDLYIAFALQK, via the coding sequence ATGAAAATCAAAACCTTGTCCTTCTCTCTTTTTTGCTGCCTCGCATTGTTGCTGGGCCTGGAATCTTTGTTCGGTGAACGCGAAGCCAACGCACAACGATCCCGAACCGCCTCTTCTTTCAAGTACGGCGGAGGCGAAACTGGCCAACGGTATTCGCCGCTGAGGCAAATCAACCGCGCAAACGTCGGGCGCTTGGAAATCGCTTGGCAATACGACGGCGGCGATGGCGCGGGCGATTCGCAAACGCAGCCTGTGATCGTGGATGGCGTGCTGTATGGTGTCAGCGCCAAACACAAAATCTTTGCGCTGGATGCGGCAACGGGAAAAGAGTTGTGGCGATTTGATTCTGGCTTGACGGGGCGCGGCCCGAATCGCGGCGTCAGCATTTGGAGCGACGGAAAGGAACGCCGCATTTTCGCCGCCGTCCAAAGTTACGTGTACGCGCTGGACGCGGCGACCGGCAAAGCGATTCCGAGCTTTGGCGCGAACGGGCGCATTGATTTGCGCGAAGGATTGGAACGCGATCCCGGCAAAATTTCCGTGGTGCTGACGACGCCCGGTTCGGTGTACAAAGACCTGCTGATTGTCAGCGGACGAATGGGAGAATCGTTGCCGTCTGCGCTTGGCGACATTCGTGCCTTTGACGTGCGCACGGGAAAACAGCGCTGGGCATTTCACACGATTCCGCGTCCGGGTGAATACGGTTACGACACCTGGCCGAAAGACGCCTGGACGTACACGGGTTCCGCCAACAATTGGGCAGGCATGGCCGTGGATGAACAGCGGGGCATTGTGTTCGTCCCAACGGGTTCCGCCGCTGATGACTTTTACGGCGCCAATCGCGTGGGCGATAATCTGTTCGCCAACACATTGCTGGCGCTGGATGCCGCGACCGGCAAACGGTTGTGGCATTTTCAAGCGGTCAAACACGACATTTGGGATCGCGACTTTCCTTCGCCGCCGACGCTGGTGACGGTAAAACAAAACGGCAAACGAATTGACGGCGTCGCGCAAACCACCAAATCCGGCCACGTGTATTTGTTCGAACGCGCCACAGGCAAACCGCTGTTTCCAATCGAAACCAAATCCTATCCGGCCAGCGAAGTTCCCGGCGAAGTTTCCGCCGCAACGCAGCCGCTGTCGACCAAGCCCACAGCCTTTTCGCGGCAAATGCTGTCAGAAGACGTGCTGACCAATCGAACGCCCGAAGCGCGCGCCTGGGCCTTGGCCGAACTGCGCAAAATGAACAGCAAAGGGCAATTCGTGCCGATCAATGTCGGCAAAGAAACCATCATCTTTCCGGGCTTTGACGGCGGTGCGGAATGGGGCGGTTCGGCATTCGATCCCGAAACCGGATTGCTGTACGTGAACGCCAACGAAATGGCTTGGCGCATGAAGCTCACCGAAAACCAGGCCGGCAATTCCGGGCGGCAACTATACAACCGCAACTGCGCGACTTGTCACGGAGACGATCTCAGCGGTTCGCCGCCGCAAATTCCTTCGCTGAAAGCCATCGGCTCCAAATTCAAAGCGGAAAACTTGACGACCATCATTCGCCAGGGAGCAGGCCGCATGCCCGCATTCACAGCGCTGTCGCAAACCGATCTGGCTGCGCTGACGGAATTTTTGCTCAGCGGCGAAGACAAGGAGCTTGCCACGAAAGCCGATCCGATTCGGCAACGCTTTCGTTTTACTGGCTATATCAAATTCCTTGACCCGGACGGTTACCCAGCCATCGCGCCACCTTGGGGAACATTGAACGCGATCAACCTGAACACGGGCGAATACGCCTGGAAGATTCCGCTCGGCGAATACCCGGAACTTGCCACGAAAGGATTGAAGGACACCGGATCAGAAAATTACGGCGGGCCGGTTGTCACAGCCGGAGGCTTAGTCTTCATCGCGGCGACGAATTTCGACCGCAAATTCCGCGCCTTCGACAAACGCACCGGCAAGCTGTTGTGGGAAACGACGCTGCCCTTCAGCGGCAACGCCACGCCTGCCGTTTATGAAGTCGGCGGCAAACAATTCGTCGTCGTTCACGCCACCGGCGGCAAAGCGCAGAAGGACGCACCAAAAGGCGATTTGTACATCGCGTTTGCGCTGCAGAAATAA